A genome region from Arachis duranensis cultivar V14167 chromosome 6, aradu.V14167.gnm2.J7QH, whole genome shotgun sequence includes the following:
- the LOC107491946 gene encoding uncharacterized protein LOC107491946 translates to MEMMDHRNYSGNMYNLFVKHLDGKTLTLIFPSPILFAKTIKDRLFDLTGIPPHHQRLVTGFRHLNDEGSAICSPDEEEEERRLEKVAEEFLKKQMKKGKKGAGDGEAHKYVAKYREESERCVAEVAESVKEALKSLNGKRKGSEAALEKADSKKLKIWMGKRKLNESDSDDSDESDDEGGNQKSIVLNSQTESDTNKAEGSSDSVSCKKQSGDSSGAGSCESGSEEERETVLEGKVEAVGSPCGEATEAKLIDAVEPVVYEEMIGAATMPCSESITVISVEDNGHQDCNGAVGQASDNLSSENGAGASKSNDMEIDESLQHKALVHEEISPSTSIPALEEPLNFEAFNSAAELEVLGLERLKSELQSRGLKCGGTLQERAARLFLLKSTPLEKIPKKLLAKK, encoded by the exons ATGGAGATGATGGATCACAGAAACTACAGCGGTAATATGTACAATCTGTTCGTGAAGCACTTGGACGGGAAAACCTTAACCCTAATATTCCCTTCTCCGATCCTCTTCGCCAAAACCATAAAGGATCGCCTCTTCGACCTTACCGGCATCCCGCCGCACCACCAACGCCTCGTAACCGGTTTCCGCCACCTCAACGATGAAGGATCGGCCATCTGCTCGCcggatgaggaggaggaggagcggCGGCTGGAGAAGGTTGCGGAGGAGTTCCTGAAGAAGCAGATGAAGAAAGGTAAGAAGGGTGCTGGCGATGGAGAAGCTCACAAGTATGTTGCCAAGTATAGGGAAGAGTCTGAGCGCTGTGTCGCCGAGGTTGCAGAGTCTGTGAAGGAGGCTTTGAAGTCTCTCAATGGTAAGAGAAAGGGTTCTGAAGCTGCACTGGAGAAAGCTGATTCTAAGAAGTTGAAGATATG gATGGGGAAGAGAAAATTGAATGAAAGTGATAGTGACGATTCTGATGAGAGTGATGATGAAGGGGGGAATCAGAAATCCATTGTGTTGAATAGCCAGACTGAATCGGATACTAATAAGGCGGAAGGCAGTTCGGATTCAGTATCTTGTAAGAAACAGAGCGGAGACTCTTCTGGTGCAGGCTCTTGTGAAAGTGGAtctgaagaggagagagaaactGTACTAGAAGGCAAAGTAGAAGCTGTTGGATCCCCGTGTGGCGAGGCCACTGAGGCCAAACTCATTGATGCTGTTGAACCTGTTGTATATGAAGAGATGATAGGGGCTGCTACAATGCCTTGTTCAGAGTCAATAACTGTGATTAGTGTTGAAGATAATGGACATCAGGATTGCAATGGAGCTGTTGGTCAAGCCTCAGATAATCTAAGCTCAGAAAATGGGGCTGGTGCAAGCAAATCGAATGACATGGAGATTGATGAATCTCTTCAGCATAAAGCGTTAGTCCATGAAGAAATCTCACCAAGTACTAGCATTCCCGCATTGGAGGAGCCTCTGAATTTTGAAGCTTTTAATTCAGCTGCAGAGCTTGAG gttcttggcttggaaaggttaAAATCTGAATTGCAATCTCGTGGGCTGAAATGTGGAGGAACTTTGCAGGAGCGTGCTGCCAggctttttcttttgaaatccACTCCACTGGAGAAAATTCCAAAGAAGCTGCTTGCGAAGAAATGA